The following proteins are encoded in a genomic region of Cryptomeria japonica chromosome 11, Sugi_1.0, whole genome shotgun sequence:
- the LOC131065104 gene encoding plant cysteine oxidase 4: MTDSCAVQKLYEICKEILSPEEVVPPPSDIARLKAVLDAIKPIDVGLQGNERVSSGNEEERLFYSNLGAHKRQRVSRGTALIASPQSSHPPPVTYVHIHECDSFSMGIFCLSKSAVIPLHDHPGMTVFSKVLYGSMHVAAYDWDDQHHHTQHFCGMRLAKLKVDCIYNASSGSSVLYPTSAGNIHCFTALTSCAVLDVISPPYADGDPSYYALHPYLDLSRTWEELIDYKECQDFVWLEEIEKPHNFKVEGQIYTGPIINVI; encoded by the exons ATGACCGATAGCTGCGCAGTTCAGAAGCTGTATGAGATCTGTAAGGAAATCTTGTCGCCTGAAGAAGTGGTACCTCCACCATCAGATATTGCCAGATTGAAGGCTGTTCTTG ATGCTATCAAACCAATAGACGTTGGGCTTCAAGGGAATGAAAGAGTGAGCTcaggcaatgaagaagagaggcTGTTTTACAGTAATTTGGGTGCACACAAGAGACAAAGAGTGAGCAGGGGCACAGCACTCATAGCTTCCCCACAATCATCTCATCCTCCGCCTGTCACATATGTGCACATTCATGAATGTGACAGTTTCTCG ATGGGGATTTTTTGTCTGTCAAAATCAGCAGTAATCCCTCTGCATGACCACCCCGGAATGACTGTGTTTAGTAAGGTTTTATATGGCTCAATGCACGTTGCTGCTTATGATTGGGATGACCAACATCATCATACTCAGCATT TTTGTGGAATGAGGTTAGCCAAATTGAAGGTGGACTGCATTTATAATGCTTCAAGTGGGAGTTCTGTATTATATCCAACAAGTGCAGGGAATATACACTGTTTCACAGCACTGACATCCTGTGCAGTATTGGATGTCATCTCTCCACCTTATGCAGATGGGGATCCCTCCTATTATGCTCTCCATCCTTATTTGGACCTTTCAAGAACAT GGGAAGAACTCATAGATTACAAGGAGTGCCAGGATTTTGTGTGGTTGGAAGAGATAGAGAAACCACATAATTTCAAAGTCGAGGGCCAAATATACACAGGTCCCATAATTAATGTTATttga